Proteins from a genomic interval of Phycisphaerae bacterium RAS1:
- the gfo gene encoding Glucose--fructose oxidoreductase precursor, translating into MSDVCNVALIGQKFMGRAHSNAYLKAARFFNLPLRPVMHTIVGRDLISLAPFADRWGWKNYSTNWKETVRDPAIQLVDITTPNYMHAEQALAALAAGKHVACEKPLAGTLKDARQMRNAAVKSRKSKTFVWYNYRRCPAIALAYRFVKEGRLGRIYHVRMQFLQDWAGPDTPHSWRFDKKFAGTGAHGELNAHLIDLARFLTGQEFTEIMGAVAQTFITDRPIPASATKQHGATSVRIKQRLRSDVDDAMLFFAHMSGGTLANFEGTRVATGNQNHIGLELNGEVGSIRFSFEDMNVLQYWDDREDGRVAGWRRIMCTSAGDHPYAGAWWPDAHIIGFEHTFVNMAADILAVLGGDAPIVPLPDFNDAYETQRVMEAAMICAKHRAPIKMSEVK; encoded by the coding sequence ATGTCGGATGTCTGCAATGTCGCCCTGATCGGCCAGAAGTTCATGGGCCGCGCTCACAGCAACGCCTATCTGAAAGCGGCCCGCTTCTTCAATCTTCCGTTGCGGCCGGTCATGCACACGATCGTCGGGCGCGACCTGATTTCGCTGGCCCCGTTCGCCGACCGCTGGGGCTGGAAGAATTACAGCACCAACTGGAAAGAGACCGTCCGCGACCCGGCGATCCAACTCGTTGACATCACCACTCCCAACTACATGCACGCGGAGCAGGCCCTCGCCGCGCTGGCCGCCGGCAAGCACGTCGCGTGCGAGAAGCCGCTGGCCGGCACGCTGAAGGACGCGCGGCAGATGCGCAACGCCGCCGTTAAATCGCGCAAGAGCAAGACGTTCGTCTGGTACAACTACCGCCGCTGCCCGGCGATCGCGCTGGCTTACCGATTCGTCAAGGAAGGCCGCCTCGGCCGGATTTACCACGTGCGGATGCAGTTCCTGCAGGATTGGGCCGGTCCGGACACGCCGCATTCCTGGCGTTTTGACAAGAAATTCGCCGGAACCGGCGCCCACGGCGAATTGAACGCGCACCTGATCGACCTGGCTCGCTTCCTGACCGGGCAGGAGTTCACCGAGATCATGGGGGCCGTCGCGCAGACCTTCATCACCGACCGGCCCATTCCGGCCAGCGCGACCAAGCAACACGGCGCCACGTCGGTCCGGATCAAGCAGCGCCTGCGGAGCGACGTCGACGACGCGATGCTCTTCTTCGCCCACATGAGCGGCGGGACGCTTGCCAACTTCGAGGGCACACGCGTCGCGACCGGCAATCAGAACCACATCGGGCTGGAACTGAACGGCGAGGTGGGCTCGATCCGCTTCTCATTCGAAGATATGAACGTCCTGCAATACTGGGACGACCGCGAAGACGGCCGCGTCGCCGGCTGGCGGCGAATCATGTGCACTTCCGCCGGCGACCACCCCTACGCCGGCGCATGGTGGCCGGATGCACATATTATCGGATTCGAGCACACGTTCGTGAACATGGCGGCGGACATCCTGGCGGTGCTCGGTGGCGACGCCCCGATTGTGCCGCTCCCGGATTTCAACGACGCATATGAGACGCAGCGCGTGATGGAGGCGGCGATGATCTGCGCCAAGCATCGGGCGCCGATCAAGATGAGCGAAGTGAAATAG
- a CDS encoding Vault protein inter-alpha-trypsin has translation MFPRILLAALLPLAAFTTALAQPPEKAGCGELRIIGPNPDESTVCPLKHTTVEADVAGIVGRVTVKQTFTNPSSRKIEAVYVFPLPADAAVDDFVMQIGSRRVIGQIKERDEARKIYEQAKNAGHVASLLDQERPNIFTQSVANIDPGVEVVIEITYVETLRYEAGAFEWSFPMVVGPRYIPGGGSAPGPMTTGQPTPQVPDAGRITPPVTPQGTRAGHDISLSLRINTGLPLTDVRCESHEIDQSQLALGRVLSTTIALRNQAAIPNRDFVVRYRLGGEGIGDAFLFHQDPRGGYFTLVLQPPARVEPTAIVPRELIFVLDTSGSMSGYPIEKAKKVVMLAMESMLPADSFNLITFAGDTHILWDKPRPNTPANRGEAISFLQSRSGGGGTEMMKAIEAALVKTTRAPREGAAPIRVVCFLTDGYVGNDAQIINFVKKNAATTRVFSLGIGNSVNRYLLDGMARAGRGEVEYVLLESSADAAVQRLHERMRAPVLTDISLDWGGLPVSEVFPPMIPDLFAARPVIVHGRLAPGAAGSVTLRGYTGAGPFQRSVRIETPLPSTMEVRTNPAVASLWARSKVDYLMANQQAATLNGEPVTDVRAAVTQLGLEYRLMTQFTSFVAVEEQTITRDGQAVKVLVPVEMPSGVSYTGVFGGREDEGGAMKLHGAGLGMVPAPASQVPSISTPTSPPMPVAAGLPEPANGASRHDAPTGGVIGGGAGRGTAEERQKEADKKASKLAPELHGLAEIVAREGKDGDWRGRAVVTKFRVSVMITVVDFNAGTLEQLAKLGFEKSGENALARVYVGMIDVRRLGELEKLDQVVQVAAAPPG, from the coding sequence ATGTTCCCACGCATTCTTCTCGCCGCTCTGCTGCCCCTGGCCGCATTCACTACCGCTCTCGCCCAGCCGCCCGAAAAGGCCGGCTGCGGCGAATTGCGGATCATCGGACCAAACCCGGATGAGTCTACAGTCTGCCCGCTGAAACACACCACGGTCGAAGCCGACGTGGCCGGCATCGTCGGCCGCGTCACCGTCAAGCAGACCTTCACCAACCCCTCCAGCCGAAAAATCGAAGCAGTCTACGTCTTTCCGCTGCCGGCGGACGCGGCGGTGGACGATTTCGTGATGCAGATCGGATCCCGGCGGGTGATCGGGCAGATCAAGGAGCGCGACGAGGCGCGGAAGATCTACGAGCAGGCGAAAAATGCCGGGCACGTCGCCAGCCTGCTTGACCAGGAACGGCCCAACATCTTCACACAATCCGTAGCCAACATTGACCCGGGTGTCGAGGTCGTCATCGAGATCACGTACGTCGAGACGCTGCGCTACGAAGCCGGCGCGTTTGAGTGGTCGTTCCCGATGGTCGTTGGGCCGCGATACATCCCCGGCGGCGGCAGCGCCCCCGGGCCAATGACCACCGGCCAGCCGACGCCGCAGGTTCCCGACGCCGGCAGGATCACGCCGCCGGTGACGCCGCAAGGCACGCGGGCGGGGCACGACATTTCTCTGTCGCTGCGGATCAACACCGGGCTGCCGCTGACAGATGTGCGCTGCGAATCGCACGAGATTGATCAATCGCAGCTTGCGCTAGGCCGAGTCCTTTCGACAACGATCGCCCTCAGGAACCAGGCTGCGATCCCCAACCGCGATTTCGTCGTCCGCTATCGCCTCGGCGGCGAGGGGATCGGCGACGCATTCCTCTTTCACCAGGACCCGCGCGGCGGCTACTTCACGCTGGTGCTTCAGCCGCCGGCGCGGGTCGAGCCGACGGCGATCGTGCCGCGCGAGTTGATTTTCGTGCTGGACACGTCCGGCTCGATGTCGGGTTACCCGATCGAAAAGGCGAAGAAAGTGGTCATGCTGGCGATGGAGAGCATGCTGCCGGCGGACTCGTTCAACCTGATCACGTTCGCCGGCGACACGCACATTCTCTGGGACAAGCCGCGGCCCAACACGCCCGCCAACCGCGGGGAGGCGATTTCATTCTTGCAGTCGCGCAGCGGCGGGGGCGGGACGGAGATGATGAAGGCAATCGAGGCCGCGCTGGTGAAAACAACGCGCGCCCCGCGCGAAGGCGCCGCGCCGATTCGCGTCGTCTGCTTTCTCACCGACGGCTACGTCGGGAACGACGCCCAGATCATCAACTTCGTGAAGAAAAACGCCGCCACCACGCGCGTCTTCAGCCTCGGAATCGGCAACAGCGTCAATCGCTACCTGCTCGACGGCATGGCCCGCGCCGGCCGCGGCGAGGTGGAGTATGTGCTGCTGGAGTCGAGCGCCGATGCGGCCGTGCAGCGGCTGCACGAGCGCATGCGGGCGCCGGTGCTGACCGACATCTCGCTGGACTGGGGCGGCCTGCCGGTCAGCGAGGTCTTTCCGCCGATGATCCCCGATCTGTTCGCGGCCAGGCCGGTGATCGTCCACGGCCGGCTGGCGCCCGGCGCCGCGGGAAGCGTGACGCTCCGCGGATACACCGGGGCTGGGCCGTTCCAACGCTCGGTCCGGATCGAGACGCCGCTGCCCAGCACGATGGAGGTGCGCACGAATCCGGCGGTTGCTTCGCTCTGGGCGCGATCCAAGGTTGATTACCTGATGGCAAACCAGCAGGCGGCGACGCTGAATGGCGAGCCGGTGACGGATGTGCGCGCGGCGGTGACGCAGCTTGGCCTCGAATACAGGCTGATGACGCAGTTCACCAGTTTCGTTGCAGTCGAGGAGCAGACCATCACCCGCGACGGGCAAGCGGTGAAGGTGCTGGTGCCGGTTGAGATGCCCAGCGGCGTGAGCTACACAGGCGTGTTTGGCGGCCGTGAGGACGAAGGCGGCGCCATGAAACTCCACGGCGCCGGACTCGGCATGGTGCCCGCGCCGGCAAGCCAGGTTCCGTCGATCTCAACTCCAACTTCGCCGCCCATGCCCGTCGCGGCCGGCTTGCCGGAGCCCGCGAACGGCGCGTCGCGCCACGACGCGCCGACCGGCGGCGTAATCGGCGGCGGCGCCGGACGCGGCACGGCCGAGGAGCGCCAAAAGGAAGCTGACAAGAAAGCCTCAAAGCTCGCACCGGAGCTGCACGGCCTTGCGGAGATCGTGGCGCGCGAGGGCAAGGACGGCGACTGGCGCGGCCGGGCCGTTGTCACGAAGTTTCGAGTCAGTGTGATGATCACGGTCGTCGACTTCAACGCCGGGACGCTGGAACAACTGGCGAAGCTCGGCTTTGAGAAATCAGGCGAGAACGCGCTGGCGCGCGTTTATGTCGGGATGATTGACGTGCGGCGGCTTGGCGAGTTGGAGAAACTGGACCAGGTTGTTCAGGTTGCGGCGGCGCCGCCAGGGTGA
- the zraS gene encoding Sensor protein ZraS, whose amino-acid sequence MPDEVRPATAADAAGGAKPDLVLPHLDDLPTLAPIAVRLLSLTLSADSGARDLADALRADQSLTAKLLACANSAAAGASHRVDTVDRAVTLLGFAAVRNIVLAVKVFECFSPAEGGSGGFSRLEFWKHALAVASAAKRLAAARRELGVDPEDAFVAGLLHDIGKVALDAVFPKAYARVVMHNEQERGDIADFERSILGADHTVAGRRLAERWGLPAHLRDVIWAHHLSVEMLPRSVARPALISLVHLADVMARENHIGFSGNHLFHDLSARLAVRLGFKEGQIETVVQQLAPDVAAHATALGLNRETPESVYRRAMSEANVELGKLNADLILTNRRLAAAARYFKALGRFDRQLSAWSDPAAVVAAMADAAGGALQRCSVAAFGVQEGGGTVNLAWSTEEPADRGQLVLSVPEETVGWLAQPGEALDLCVIRAPQPVRTLMAPVVGRLGRGTAWFVPVVHDARVSGGLVYLSDADERARLVEEAEELRSLTHSFGLVLGRANAQAAARRLSDDLAEMNRRLQNMQVELLRSRTLSMIAEMAAGAAHELNTPLAVISGRAEILMRGTSDPELRRALELIHAKAHECSGIVSELMDFARPRPPEPAPIDLAAIASDVRSAFVAKHQLPESRVTLETDAGATRGGCTISGDANQLAGVLAELLNNALDATNDNSGVISIRCRASVTGDGVELAVRDYGAGMAPGVIDRAFDPFFSHRRAGRGRGLGLARVHRIVEAHRGKIWIDSRPGEGTTVHVLLPKG is encoded by the coding sequence GTGCCTGACGAGGTCCGCCCAGCGACGGCCGCGGACGCGGCAGGCGGCGCCAAGCCGGACCTGGTGCTGCCGCATCTCGACGATCTGCCCACCTTGGCGCCGATCGCGGTGCGGCTGTTGTCGCTGACGCTGTCAGCCGACAGCGGGGCGCGCGACCTGGCCGATGCGCTCAGGGCGGACCAGTCGCTGACGGCCAAGCTGCTGGCGTGCGCGAATTCGGCTGCGGCCGGCGCGAGTCATCGGGTGGATACGGTCGACCGCGCCGTGACGCTGCTGGGATTCGCCGCGGTCCGCAACATCGTGCTGGCGGTGAAAGTGTTCGAGTGTTTTTCGCCGGCCGAGGGCGGGTCGGGCGGATTCAGCCGGCTTGAATTCTGGAAACACGCATTGGCCGTGGCCAGCGCCGCCAAGCGGCTGGCGGCGGCGCGTCGGGAACTCGGCGTCGATCCGGAAGACGCATTCGTGGCGGGGCTGCTGCACGACATCGGCAAGGTCGCGCTCGACGCCGTCTTCCCGAAGGCCTACGCGCGGGTCGTGATGCACAATGAACAGGAGCGCGGCGACATTGCCGATTTCGAACGCAGCATTCTCGGCGCCGATCACACCGTCGCTGGTCGGCGGCTGGCGGAGCGCTGGGGATTGCCGGCGCACCTGCGCGACGTGATCTGGGCGCACCACCTTTCGGTCGAGATGCTTCCGCGTTCCGTGGCGCGGCCGGCGCTGATCAGCCTGGTCCATCTGGCCGACGTGATGGCGCGTGAGAACCACATCGGCTTTTCCGGGAACCACCTGTTTCACGACCTCTCGGCGCGCCTCGCGGTGCGACTGGGATTCAAGGAGGGGCAGATCGAAACGGTCGTGCAGCAGCTCGCACCGGACGTCGCGGCGCACGCCACCGCGCTGGGCCTCAATCGCGAGACGCCCGAATCGGTCTACCGGCGCGCGATGTCGGAGGCCAACGTCGAGCTGGGCAAGCTGAACGCTGACCTGATCCTGACCAACCGGCGCCTGGCGGCGGCCGCCCGCTACTTCAAGGCGCTGGGTCGATTTGACCGGCAGCTCAGCGCCTGGTCCGATCCGGCGGCGGTGGTCGCGGCCATGGCCGACGCGGCGGGCGGGGCGCTGCAGCGCTGCAGCGTGGCGGCCTTCGGCGTGCAGGAGGGCGGCGGCACGGTCAACCTGGCGTGGTCCACGGAGGAGCCGGCGGATCGCGGACAACTGGTGCTGAGCGTGCCGGAAGAAACCGTCGGCTGGCTCGCGCAGCCCGGAGAAGCGCTGGATTTGTGCGTCATCCGCGCTCCGCAGCCGGTGCGGACGCTGATGGCGCCCGTGGTGGGCCGCCTTGGACGCGGGACGGCCTGGTTTGTGCCGGTGGTGCATGATGCGCGCGTGAGCGGGGGGCTGGTCTATCTGTCGGACGCTGACGAGCGTGCTCGGCTGGTCGAGGAGGCCGAGGAGCTGCGCTCACTGACGCACAGCTTCGGGCTCGTGCTGGGCCGGGCTAATGCGCAAGCCGCGGCCCGGCGGCTTTCCGACGACCTGGCGGAGATGAACCGCCGCTTGCAGAACATGCAGGTCGAGCTGCTGCGCTCGCGGACGCTCTCGATGATCGCCGAGATGGCCGCCGGAGCGGCGCACGAACTGAATACGCCGCTGGCGGTGATCTCCGGGCGAGCCGAAATCCTGATGCGCGGCACGAGCGACCCGGAGCTGCGCCGTGCGCTCGAGCTGATCCACGCGAAAGCGCATGAATGCAGCGGCATCGTCAGCGAGCTGATGGACTTCGCCCGCCCCCGCCCGCCGGAACCCGCACCGATCGATCTGGCGGCGATCGCGTCCGACGTACGCAGCGCGTTCGTCGCGAAGCACCAGTTGCCCGAGTCGCGCGTCACACTCGAGACGGACGCCGGCGCGACACGCGGCGGCTGCACGATCTCGGGCGACGCGAATCAGCTCGCCGGCGTGCTGGCGGAGCTGTTGAACAACGCACTGGATGCGACGAACGACAACAGCGGCGTGATTTCGATTCGCTGTCGCGCCTCGGTGACCGGCGACGGTGTAGAGTTGGCGGTGCGCGACTACGGCGCGGGCATGGCCCCAGGCGTCATCGATCGTGCCTTTGATCCTTTCTTCTCGCACCGCCGCGCCGGCCGCGGGCGCGGGTTGGGACTGGCGCGGGTGCATCGGATCGTCGAGGCGCACCGGGGGAAAATCTGGATCGACAGCCGGCCGGGCGAGGGGACGACCGTGCATGTGCTGCTGCCGAAGGGGTAG
- the mtrA_1 gene encoding DNA-binding response regulator MtrA encodes MGKTNREPPRLNKTVYTTGEVAEICQLSQQTVIRCFDSGRLRGFRVPGSRFRRIPRESLIQFMKEHDIPLDQIDSGKTRVLVVDDDPAIVELLVDMLERDGRFEVATASTGFDAGMRVREFLPDVMILDYMLPDINGNLVCKRIRSDDSLGHVKIVIVSGVIEREHVEQLLHDGADDFIQKPFKIDELINRLLELARA; translated from the coding sequence ATGGGAAAGACAAACCGGGAACCACCCCGGCTGAACAAAACTGTGTACACAACCGGCGAGGTGGCCGAGATTTGCCAGCTCAGCCAGCAGACGGTTATCCGTTGCTTTGACAGCGGTCGGCTGCGCGGCTTTCGCGTGCCGGGGTCGCGCTTCCGCCGCATCCCGCGCGAAAGCCTGATCCAGTTCATGAAAGAGCACGACATCCCCCTGGACCAGATCGATTCGGGGAAGACGCGCGTGCTGGTGGTCGACGATGATCCGGCGATCGTCGAGCTGTTGGTCGACATGCTGGAGCGCGACGGGCGTTTCGAAGTGGCCACCGCCTCGACCGGGTTCGACGCCGGCATGCGCGTGCGTGAGTTCCTGCCGGACGTGATGATCCTGGACTACATGCTGCCGGACATCAACGGCAATCTGGTCTGCAAGCGCATCCGCAGCGACGATTCGCTCGGCCATGTGAAGATCGTGATCGTTTCGGGCGTGATCGAGCGCGAGCACGTCGAGCAACTGCTTCACGACGGCGCCGACGACTTCATCCAGAAACCGTTCAAGATCGACGAGCTGATTAACCGCCTGCTGGAACTCGCCCGTGCCTGA
- the mnmG gene encoding tRNA uridine 5-carboxymethylaminomethyl modification enzyme MnmG, with the protein MNPVDFDVLVIGGGHAGAEAAWAAAHLGARTTLVTFTRDAIGRMSCNPAIGGIGKGQIVREVDALGGLMGLVTDETGIQFRMLNRSKGPAVWALRAQCDRELYAGAVQRRLAECPNLEIVEAGVEEILAGDAQYAESTENAEIESAAPTHRPADATRAPAAARRVTGVRLSDGRIVNAPAVVVTSGTFLRALMHTGEQKTEGGRIGEKAAVGLSASLSRLGLELGRLKTGTPPRLKRDTIDFSSLDVQPGDDPPVPFSFMTDRLAQSQVPCWISYTNAAIHERIRANLHRAPMYSGQIASRGPRYCPSIEDKVVRFADKNRHQVFLEPEGRESDRIYVNGVSTSLPIDVQREMIAGIPGLERAEVLQWGYAVEYDFVPPEQVDAALMTKRILGLFLAGQINGTSGYEEAAGQGLMAGINAARYVAQKPPVVLRRDQAYIGVMIDDLVTRGVTEPYRMFTSRAEYRLHLRHDNADQRLTPLAHEIGLADSARWERYRRTSERVGELLSSLRRLRWENKTLEEWIRRPEETGDRFRLGYEPLSAFSAEPDVWARAVIEVKYDGYLKRQQRVIEEHRAFEERGLPTTLDYASIPHLRREAVERWNAVRPRNVGQAARISGIHPTDVSMLLVHLAARGSSEAVA; encoded by the coding sequence ATGAATCCCGTAGATTTCGACGTCCTCGTCATCGGCGGCGGGCACGCCGGCGCGGAGGCCGCCTGGGCCGCCGCGCACCTCGGTGCACGCACCACCTTGGTCACGTTCACCCGTGACGCCATCGGTCGCATGTCCTGCAATCCCGCCATCGGCGGCATCGGCAAGGGGCAGATCGTTCGCGAAGTGGACGCGCTCGGCGGGCTGATGGGGCTGGTGACGGACGAGACCGGCATCCAGTTCCGCATGCTCAACCGCAGCAAGGGGCCGGCCGTGTGGGCGCTGCGGGCGCAGTGCGATCGTGAGCTTTACGCTGGTGCGGTCCAGCGACGGCTGGCGGAGTGCCCGAATCTGGAAATCGTCGAGGCGGGTGTGGAGGAGATTCTCGCAGGGGACGCGCAGTACGCGGAGAGTACGGAGAACGCAGAGATTGAGAGTGCGGCGCCGACGCATCGGCCGGCGGACGCGACGCGCGCGCCGGCCGCCGCGCGGCGCGTCACCGGCGTCCGCCTGAGCGATGGGCGGATCGTCAATGCCCCGGCCGTCGTCGTCACCTCCGGCACGTTTCTGCGGGCGCTGATGCACACCGGCGAGCAGAAAACAGAGGGCGGCCGCATCGGCGAGAAAGCCGCCGTCGGGCTCAGCGCCTCGCTCAGCCGGCTCGGACTTGAGCTCGGCCGTTTGAAGACCGGTACCCCGCCGCGGCTGAAACGCGACACGATCGACTTCTCCTCGCTCGACGTGCAGCCCGGCGACGACCCGCCTGTGCCGTTCTCCTTCATGACCGATCGGCTGGCGCAGTCGCAGGTTCCCTGCTGGATTTCCTACACCAACGCCGCGATTCACGAGCGGATTCGCGCCAACCTGCACCGCGCCCCGATGTACTCCGGCCAGATCGCGTCGCGCGGCCCGCGCTACTGCCCCAGCATCGAGGACAAAGTCGTGCGCTTCGCCGACAAGAACCGGCACCAGGTCTTCCTCGAACCGGAGGGCCGCGAGAGCGACCGCATCTACGTCAACGGCGTCAGCACATCGCTGCCGATCGACGTGCAACGCGAGATGATCGCCGGCATCCCAGGGCTCGAACGAGCGGAGGTACTGCAATGGGGCTACGCCGTCGAGTATGACTTCGTCCCGCCCGAGCAGGTCGATGCGGCGCTGATGACGAAGCGAATTCTCGGGCTCTTTCTCGCGGGGCAGATCAACGGCACGAGCGGCTACGAGGAAGCCGCCGGCCAGGGGCTCATGGCGGGGATCAACGCGGCGCGCTACGTCGCGCAAAAGCCGCCGGTCGTCCTGCGGCGCGATCAGGCCTACATCGGGGTAATGATCGACGACCTCGTGACGCGCGGCGTGACGGAACCCTATCGCATGTTCACCTCGCGGGCCGAATACCGCCTTCACCTGCGGCACGACAACGCCGACCAGCGGCTCACTCCGCTCGCTCATGAAATCGGACTGGCAGATTCCGCGCGTTGGGAGCGGTACCGAAGAACTTCGGAACGTGTCGGCGAGCTTCTAAGTTCCCTGCGTCGCTTACGTTGGGAGAACAAGACGCTGGAAGAGTGGATTCGCCGGCCCGAAGAAACGGGGGACCGATTCCGGTTGGGTTACGAGCCCCTCTCCGCGTTTTCTGCCGAGCCGGATGTCTGGGCGCGGGCAGTGATCGAGGTGAAGTATGACGGCTATCTCAAGCGACAGCAGAGAGTTATCGAAGAGCACCGCGCGTTCGAGGAGCGCGGTCTCCCCACCACGCTTGATTACGCGAGCATCCCTCACTTGCGGCGAGAGGCGGTCGAGAGATGGAACGCCGTCCGTCCGCGAAACGTCGGTCAGGCGGCCCGGATCAGCGGCATTCATCCTACCGACGTGTCGATGCTGCTCGTCCACCTCGCCGCTCGCGGCAGCTCGGAAGCGGTTGCCTAG